The following nucleotide sequence is from Synechococcus sp. KORDI-52.
GGCACTCGGGGTGGGCGATCACTTCAGCCCCGGGATGTTCGTGCTTCAAGGCAAGCACGGCTTCTTCGCTGAAGGTCTCATGCACGATGCAGCGTCCCGGCCAGAGGGTCAGCTCGCGACCGCTCTGTTGCTGCACCCAGCGCCCCAGGTTCTGATCGGGGGCGAACAGAACGGGCCGATCGGCAGGCAGTTGGTTCACCAGATCAACGGCATTGCTGCTGGTGCAGATCAGATCGCTTTGCGCCTTCACTGCGGCTGTGCAGTTGATGTAGCTCACCACAATGTGATCGGGGTGCTCCGATCGAAATTCGGCGAATTCATCGGAGGGACAGTCGTCCGCCAGGGAGCAACCGGCCTCCAGATCCGGCAGCACCACCGTCTTTTCCGGGCTGAGAATTTTGGCGGTCTCGGCCATGAAGTGAACACCGCAGAACACGATCACGTCTGCATCGGTGTTGGCGGCCTGGCGCGACAGCTCCAGGGAGTCACCGACGAAATCGGCGATGTCCTGGATTTCCGGCTCCTGGTAGTAGTGCGCCAGGATCACGGCATTGCGGTCCTGGCGAAGCCGGTTGATCGCCGCAACAAGGGCGGTGTCAGCGCTCATCAGGACCGGTTCGGGGCAGGATGGCCACAGCCTAGGCATTCGCTCTGAAGCATCTGCGACTTGCCATTGCCGGTGATCTGCACGGCGCCTGGGGCGATGCAGATGAGCAGCTGCTGCAGCAGCTCAAGCCCGACGCTGTTCTTTTCGTTGGTGATCTTGCTGATGGAGACCTGCGTCTGACGCGAAGGATCACGCGGCTTCCCTTCCCCGTGGCCGTGATCCTGGGCAACCACGACCGCGGGCGAGATCGCAGTGGCGGCATCCTCGAGCAACAACTCACTGTGCTCGGCGATCTCCATTGCGCCTGGAGGTCGGTTCACTGG
It contains:
- the nadA gene encoding quinolinate synthase NadA, translating into MSADTALVAAINRLRQDRNAVILAHYYQEPEIQDIADFVGDSLELSRQAANTDADVIVFCGVHFMAETAKILSPEKTVVLPDLEAGCSLADDCPSDEFAEFRSEHPDHIVVSYINCTAAVKAQSDLICTSSNAVDLVNQLPADRPVLFAPDQNLGRWVQQQSGRELTLWPGRCIVHETFSEEAVLALKHEHPGAEVIAHPECQQNLLDLADFIGSTSKLLSYAEQSSSNSFIVLTEPGILHQMQQRVPEKTLLDVPGIDGCSCNACPYMRLNTLEKLKACLETLTPAIEMDESMRVKAMKPMQRMLEMSR